One Pyrus communis chromosome 13, drPyrComm1.1, whole genome shotgun sequence genomic window carries:
- the LOC137713196 gene encoding NAC domain-containing protein 100-like: MENVPAGIVEEYDQIDLPPGFRFHPTDEELISHYLHKKVIDTSFSCKAMGEVDLNKSEPWQLPLKAKMGEKEWYFFCVRDRKYPTGLRTNRATGAGYWKATGKDKEIYRAKSLVGMKKTLVFYKGRAPKGEKSNWVMHEYRLDGKFSVHNLPKTAKNEWVICRVFEKNSGGKKTHISGFMTLASLGNEIGPSGLPPLMDSSPYSPAKAKPASESHYVPCFSNPDPTDVQRNQGNIVDYMNNNPLFGVSSNSSNFFPRIPLPNSFYSAHNAPISTSFKFPGSDILQDQSILKALLENNAANMRQQSYKTEREMVSVSQETGLTSDMNAEISSVMSNLEMATRPYGDQDPPAEAAALDNFWNY; encoded by the exons ATGGAAAACGTTCCAGCTGGGATTGTTGAGGAGTATGATCAGATCGATTTGCCACCGGGGTTTCGCTTCCATCCAACCGATGAAGAGCTTATTTCCCACTACTTGCACAAGAAGGTCATTGATACCAGCTTCTCTTGTAAAGCTATGGGGGAGGTGGACTTGAACAAGTCAGAGCCTTGGCAATTGCCTT TGAAAGCGAAAATGGGAGAAAAGGAGTGGTACTTTTTCTGTGTGAGAGACAGAAAGTACCCAACTGGTCTGAGGACTAACAGGGCGACCGGAGCCGGATACTGGAAGGCCACAGGGAAAGATAAGGAGATCTACAGAGCAAAATCTCTGGTTGGGATGAAGAAAACCTTGGTTTTCTACAAAGGAAGAGCCCCGAAAGGAGAAAAAAGTAACTGGGTTATGCATGAATATAGATTGGATGGTAAATTCTCTGTTCACAACCTCCCCAAAACTGCAAAG AATGAATGGGTGATTTGCAGAGTTTTTGAAAAGAATTCTGGTGGCAAGAAAACCCATATTTCTGGATTTATGACTTTGGCTTCTCTCGGAAATGAAATTGGTCCTTCTGGCCTACCACCATTGATGGATTCTTCGCCCTACAGCCCTGCCAAGGCCAAACCTGCTTCTGAGTCCCATTACGTGCCCTGCTTCTCCAACCCTGATCCCACTGATGTTCAAAGAAACCAAGGGAATATTGTTGATTACATGAACAACAATCCTCTCTTTggtgtttcttcaaactcttcCAACTTTTTCCCAAGAATCCCACTTCCCAATTCATTCTACTCTGCTCATAATGCTCCAATTTCGACAAGTTTCAAGTTCCCCGGTTCGGATATACTGCAAGATCAGTCCATTCTGAAGGCCTTGTTAGAAAACAATGCTGCAAACATGAGGCAGCAGAGCTACAAAACAGAGAGGGAAATGGTGAGTGTGTCCCAAGAAACCGGCCTCACAAGCGATATGAACGCTGAAATCTCTTCAGTCATGTCCAATCTTGAAATGGCAACAAGGCCATATGGTGATCAAGATCCTCCAGCTGAAGCAGCAGCCCTGGataatttttggaattattaa
- the LOC137712827 gene encoding 2-hydroxy-palmitic acid dioxygenase MPO1-like — MGRTGLFDLESHFAFHGAYHSNRVNILIHTLFVWPIFFTFLVLFYFTPSLYNFPNGFCLNLGFAFTVIYAGFYVCLDKKAGSVAALLCVLCWVQSTLLASRLGFSLSWKVVLAAQLFCWTGQFIGHGVFEKRAPAFLENRVQAFLMTPFFVLLECLQSVFGYEPYQGFHASVEEKIEARIKEWRDKKQKKIT, encoded by the exons ATGGGGAGGACTGGATTGTTCGATCTGGAAAGTCACTTCGCCTTCCATGGCGCTTACCACAGCAACCGAGTTAACATTTTGATCCACACACTGTTTGTGTGGCCGATTTTCTTCACCTTTCTGGTTCTCTTCTACTTCACACCTTCTCTCTACAATTTCCCGAATGGTTTCTGTTTGAATTTAGGGTTTGCTTTCACTGTGATCTATGCTGGGTTTTATGTGTGCTTGGATAAGAAAGCTGGGTCTGTTGCTGCTCTGCTCTGTGTTCTCTGCTGGGTTCAATCCACCCTGCTCGCTAGCCGTCTTGGGTTTTCTCTGTCATGGAAG GTTGTGTTGGCTGCTCAGTTGTTCTGTTGGACTGGACAGTTCATAGGCCACGGGGTGTTCGAG AAACGAGCACCAGCTTTTTTGGAAAACCGTGTTCAAGCATTTCTAATGACTCCTTTCTTTGTGCTGCTTGAG TGTCTTCAATCGGTATTCGGCTATGAACCATATCAAGGGTTTCATGCAAGTGTGGAAGAAAAGATAGAAGCTCGGATCAAGGAGTGGAGGgacaagaaacaaaagaaaatcacCTAG
- the LOC137712825 gene encoding 2-hydroxy-palmitic acid dioxygenase MPO1-like — MGRTGLFDLESHFAFYGAYHSNRVNILIHTLFVWPIFFTSLVLFYFTPSLYNFPSGFCLNLGFAFTVIYAGFYVCLDKKAGSVAALLCVLCWVQSTLLASRLGFSLSWKVVLAAQLFCWTGQFIGHGVFEKRAPALLDNLVQAFLMAPFFVLLECLQSVFGYEPYQGFHASVEEKIEAQIKEWRDKKQKKIT, encoded by the exons ATGGGGAGGACTGGATTGTTCGATCTGGAAAGTCACTTTGCTTTCTATGGCGCTTACCACAGCAACCGAGTTAATATTTTGATCCACACACTGTTTGTGTGGCCGATTTTCTTCACCTCTCTGGTTCTCTTCTACTTCACACCTTCTCTCTACAATTTCCCGAGTGGTTTCTGTTTGAATTTAGGGTTTGCTTTCACTGTGATCTATGCTGGGTTTTATGTGTGCTTGGATAAGAAAGCTGGGTCTGTTGCTGCTCTGCTCTGTGTTCTCTGCTGGGTTCAGTCCACCCTGCTTGCTAGCCGTCTTGGGTTTTCTCTGTCATGGAAG GTTGTGTTGGCTGCTCAGTTGTTCTGTTGGACTGGACAGTTCATAGGCCACGGGGTGTTCGAG AAACGAGCACCAGCTCTTTTGGACAACCTTGTTCAAGCATTTCTAATGGCTCCTTTCTTTGTGCTGCTTGAG TGTCTTCAATCGGTATTTGGCTATGAACCATATCAAGGCTTTCATGCAAGTGTGGAAGAAAAGATAGAAGCTCAGATCAAGGAGTGGAGGgacaagaaacaaaagaaaatcacTTAG